A window of the Zeugodacus cucurbitae isolate PBARC_wt_2022May chromosome 2, idZeuCucr1.2, whole genome shotgun sequence genome harbors these coding sequences:
- the LOC105210235 gene encoding uncharacterized protein LOC105210235 isoform X2 encodes MAFSTQKEFFHVPFMNETVDYECRKACVKLKTYQSTIDHRSWAMDESLQSRFLSDLINCQSPVGGFGDGDVEDDYDNAYDRDGTGVAGRVQGRGLDAGRGGRPKQGTESGYVGQPGMSGDEGAGPSGRGRMGGTGGGGPGKGGSGGGGPSGGPGSLISADSVLACANEQMGRMQELLLHKKNLEKQLEVSNERLKVSNMENDKIKAIMNKKFDGNNSKDFYNKIQKLTSSGKISKGEENELLQIYNKFEDMSKAYEILQAENAYLKRLMEKLSLRASFETLKVEPEKSADIGFLQNEVNKLRKEVSILRKFEDDKLRGTMDNRNKMSDQDAETLKAIIKERNSLREKCKTFKDLEAKVYELQKIAKEADKMSDSLSSDLDSQSKHINKMEHEMKQMQDYYEDQIAKHKFNEDILRCQLDEMKEDLIRARCSAQKAECLQMEIGSLRNELMRRELALNDYNCQYNQLMSVIEELQNNAIQNLHDTQTQTCSDYMDDLTFFARATLNEIKKEIKKRGGDGDKIGGPAITDGLSADECCAELQRMHEMVKHLTKQNEYLEEKCRKAQDDISYLKKDKDALNVHAMDRLNEFSNRVDKMGTDVGKTALDTAYMDKDLKESMKLVKEISDIQLKNVQLTNAVNALNTRDDQSIIDDLRRQLLEEQAKNQKCQEENKKLRELLEKRGIDPNLATKDIMKDATDVQRGVPAAGKTPTPEATQPVPTSAVGEPAAAKMGGPIAGAPAAGGPAAGGPAPVGGPTVAGPASGGPAAGGPAAGGPAAGGPAAGGPAAGGPAAGGPAAGGPAAAAGGPAAGGGPAAGGPAAAGGPAAGGPAAAGGPAASAPAAGGPAAGGPAARGPAAGGPPAAGGPAAAAGGPAAGGGPAAGGPAAAGGPAAGGPAAAGGPAATAPAAGGPAAGGPAGAPAAGGPTAAGPAAAGPTAAGPAAAGGPAATAPAAGGPAAGAPAAGGPTAAGGPTAAGPAAAGGPAATAPAAGGPAAGGAAAGGPAAGGPAAGGPAAGGPAAAGGPAAGGPAARGPAAGGPAAGGPAAGGPAAGGPAAGGPAATAPAAGGPAAGGPAAATAPATGGPAAGGPAAGGPAAAGGPTAGGPAAGGPATGGGPAATAGPAAAAGPAAGGPAAGGGPVATAGPAAAAGPAAGGGPAATAGPAAAAGPAAAAGPAATAPAAGGPAAGGPAARGPAPGGPAARGPAAGGPAARGPVAGAPGAGGPGRATGDVGRPDVGQVGGPGGAGLVGGPGEPDRGGPGTGAIGGAGPVGDGSAVGDGESGGGIGIKPGKGEGVDGGVPGRGPTGRGAPTSGGGKGRRGKGAAAAADSDAFQQFIDTNANTMISNIRAGSALEKELRAILNSFMMECGFCFCKSLVPKSKFYALCHKLLHNGIQCMSFRELAYMHRKIFMAADKLHPGCLLNMILTELGFKDGEGLKCCHCKNALCCSNSEEMLKEKVSKLERDIEMAKEYLDSLKAQPKTPKNQYTSTGKTYRHMDDSYSESVEELLTCRETRPTLSRTHSKQMKTLKARIMKCSEMLR; translated from the exons ATGGCATTTTCAACGCAAAAAGAATTTTTCCATGTCCCCTTTATGAACGAGACGGTCGACTATGAGTGCCGCAAGGCTTGTGTCAAGTTGAAGACCTATCAGTCGACCATCGATCATCGCTCATGGGCCATGGACGAGTCGTTGCAATCGAGATTCCTTTCAGATTTGATCAACTGTCAATCGCCG GTTGGAGGCTTTGGAGATGGAGATGTCGAAGATGACTATGATAATGCCTACGATAGAGATGGAACGGGTGTAGCTGGACGAGTTCAAGGTCGGGGACTAGACGCTGGGCGTGGTGGTCGGCCTAAACAAGGCACCGAAAGCGGTTATGTTGGTCAACCGGGTATGAGCGGTGATGAGGGAGCTGGTCCTAGTGGTCGCGGACGAATGGGCGGCACTGGAGGAGGGGGTCCAGGAAAAGGTGGTTCCGGAGGTGGAGGACCAAGCGGTGGACCAGGAAGTCTCATTAGCGCTGATAGCGTACTTGCTTGCGCCAACGAACAAATGGGAAGAATGCAGGAATTGTTGCTACACAAAAAGAATCTCGAAAAACAATTGGAGGTATCGAACGAGCGTTTAAAAGTATCTAATATGGAGAATGATAAGATCAAAGccattatgaataaaaaattcgaTGGCAATAATTCGAAAGATTTCTACAACAAAATACAGAAACTCACCTCTAGTGGTAAAATCAGTAAGGGTGAAGAAAATGAACTCTTACAGATTTACAATAAATTCGAAGATATGAGCAAAGCCTATGAAATATTACAAGCCGAAAATGCATATCTAAAGCGACTGATGGAGAAACTGTCGTTGCGCGCATCCTTCGAAACACTCAAAGTTGAACCGGAAAAAAGCGCCGATATTGGATTCCTACAGAACGAGGTGAACAAGTTGCGTAAGGAAGTATCCATACTACGTAAATTTGAAGATGACAAACTGAGGGGCACCATGGATAATCGGAATAAAATGTCCGATCAGGATGCTGAGACACTCAAGGCGATTATTAAAGAGCGCAATTCTCTTCGTGAGAAATGCAAAACTTTCAAAGATCTTGAGGCTAAGGTGTACGAACTGCAGAAGATAGCAAAGGAGGCCGACAAAATGTCTGACAGTCTATCAAGCGATTTGGATAGTCAAtccaaacatataaataaaatggagcATGAGATGAAACAGATGCAAGACTACTACGAAGATCAAATTGCCAAACATAAGTTTAATGAGGACATACTGAGG TGTCAACTCGACGAAATGAAGGAAGATCTCATTCGTGCCCGTTGCAGCGCACAAAAAGCCGAATGCCTGCAAATGGAGATCGGCAGTTTGCGTAACGAGCTAATGCGTCGTGAGCTGGCTCTGAACGATTACAACTGTCAGTACAACCAATTAATG AGTGTCATTGAAGAGCTCCAGAATAACGCCATACAAAACCTGCACGACACCCAAACTCAAACCTGCTCCGATTATATGGACGATCTGACGTTCTTTGCGCGCGCTACATTGAATGAAATCAAAAAGGAGATAAAGAAACGTGGCGGCGATGGCGACAAAATCGGTGGTCCAGCCATTACCGATGGTCTCAGTGCGGATGAGTGTTGTGCGGAATTACAGCGAATGCACGAGATGGTCAAACacttaacaaaacaaaatgaataTTTGGAGGAGAAATGTAGGAAAGCCCAGGATGATATATCTTATTTGAAGAAAGATAAGGATGCCCTGAATGTGCATGCTATGGACAGACTTAATGAGTTTTCTAATCGTGTGGATAAAATGGGCACGGATGTGGGTAAAACTGCGTTGGATACCGCTTATATGGATAAGGACTTGAAGGAATCTATGAAATTGGTGAAGGAGATAAGCGACATACAGTTGAAGAATGTGCAATTGACGAATGCAGTAAATGCGCTTAATACACGCGACGATCAAAGCATTATAGATGATTTACGACGGCAATTACTCGAGGAACAAGCCAAGAATCAGAAATGTcaggaagaaaataaaaaactgcGAGAACTGCTTGAAAAACGTGGCATTGATCCAAATCTTGCTACTAAAGACATCATGAAAGATGCGACGGATGTACAGAGAGGTGTCCCAGCTGCGGGAAAAACTCCTACCCCTGAAGCTACTCAACCTGTACCAACCTCAGCGGTTGGCGAGCCAGCTGCTGCTAAAATGGGTGGACCTATTGCTGGTGCACCTGCTGCTGGTGGTCCCGCTGCTGGTGGACCTGCTCCTGTTGGTGGACCTACTGTTGCTGGTCCTGCTTCCGGTGGACCTGCTGCTGGTGGTCCCGCTGCTGGTGGTCCTGCTGCTGGTGGACCTGCTGCTGGTGGTCCTGCTGCTGGTGGACCTGCTGCTGGTGGACCTGCTGCTGGTggtcctgctgctgctgctggcggtCCTGCTGCTGGCGGTGGTCCTGCTGCTGGCGgtcctgctgctgctggtggtcCCGCTGCTGGTGgacctgctgctgctggtggtcCCGCCGCTTCTGCTCCTGCTGCAGGTGGTCCTGCTGCTGGTGGACCTGCTGCTCGTGGTCCCGCTGCTGGTGGTCCTCCTGCTGCTGGTggtcctgctgctgctgctggcggtCCTGCTGCTGGCGGTGGTCCTGCTGCTGGCGgtcctgctgctgctggtggtcCCGCTGCTGGTGgacctgctgctgctggtggtcCCGCTGCTACTGCTCCTGCTGCAGGTGGTCCCGCTGCTGGTGGACCTGCTGGTGCACCTGCTGCTGGTGGACCTACTGCTGCTGGTCCTGCTGCTGCTGgtc CTACTGCTGCTGgtcctgctgctgctggtggtcCCGCTGCTACTGCTCCTGCTGCTGGTGGTCCCGCTGCTGGTGCACCTGCTGCTGGTGGACCTACTGCTGCTGGTGGACCTACTGCTGCTGgtcctgctgctgctggtggtcCCGCTGCTACTGCTCCTGCTGCTGGTGGACCTGCTGCCGGCGGTGCTGCCGCTGGTGGTCCTGCTGCTGGTGGGCCTGCTGCCGGTGGTCCTGCCGCTGGTGgtcctgctgctgctggtggtcCCGCTGCTGGTGGTCCTGCTGCTCGGGGTCCTGCTGCTGGTGGTCCTGCTGCTGGTGGTCCTGCCGCTGGTGGTCCTGCTGCTGGTGGTCCTGCTGCTGGTGGTCCCGCTGCTACTGCTCCTGCAGCAGGTGGTCCTGCTGCTGGTGGtcctgctgctgctactgctccTGCTACAGGTGGTCCCGCTGCTGGTGGTCCTGCTGCTGGTGgacctgctgctgctggtggacCTACCGCTGGTGGTCCTGCTGCTGGTGGACCTGCTACTGGTGGTGGTCCTGCTGCTACTGCTggtcctgctgctgctgctggtccTGCTGCTGGTGGACCTGCTGCTGGTGGTGGTCCTGTTGCTACTGCTggtcctgctgctgctgctggtccTGCTGCTGGTGGTGGTCCTGCTGCTACTGCTggtcctgctgctgctgctggtcctgctgctgctgctggtccCGCTGCTACTGCTCCTGCTGCTGGTGGTCCCGCTGCTGGTGGACCTGCTGCTCGTGGTCCCGCTCCTGGTGGTCCTGCTGCTCGTGGTCCCGCTGCTGGTGGACCTGCTGCTCGCGGTCCTGTTGCAGGCGCTCCTGGTGCAGGTGGTCCCGGTCGTGCTACGGGTGACGTTGGCAGACCTGATGTTGGTCAAGTAGGTGGGCCTGGAGGTGCTGGACTAGTAGGCGGCCCTGGAGAACCGGATCGCGGAGGACCAGGCACAGGAGCCATTGGCGGTGCAGGTCCTGTTGGCGATGGCTCTGCAGTTGGTGACGGAGAAAGTGGTGGTGGAATTGGCATTAAACCTGGAAAAGGAGAAGGTGTAGATGGCGGGGTTCCTGGTAGAGGTCCTACTGGCCGAGGTGCACCGACTTCTGGTGGTGGCAAAGGCCGAAGAGGAAAAGGTGCAGCTGCAGCAGCAGATTCAGATGCATTCCAACAATTTATCGACACCAATGCCAACACAATGATATCGAATATTAGAGCGGGAAGTGCACTGGAAAAGGAATTACGTGCGATTCTGAATTCCTTCATGATGGAATGCGGTTTCTGCTTTTGCAAAAGTCTAGTACCAAAAAGTAAATTCTACGCACTTTGCCACAAGCTTCTGCACAACGGCATTCAGTGCATGTCCTTCCGCGAGTTGGCGTATAtgcatagaaaaatatttatggccGCCGACAAGTTGCATCCAGGTTGTCTATTAAATATGATACTAACTGAGCTGGGCTTCAAGGACGGTGAAGGTCTCAAGTGTTGTCATTGTAAAAACGCTCTCTGCTGCAGCAACTCGGAGGAAATGCTTAAAGAAAAAG TGAGCAAATTGGAACGTGATATTGAAATGGCAAAGGAGTATTTGGACAGTTTGAAAGCGCAACCAAAAACACCCAAGAATCAATACACCTCAACCGGAAAGACATATCGACACATGGACGATAGCTATTCTGAATCCGTAGAGGA GCTTTTAACATGTCGAGAAACAAGACCTACTTTGTCCAGAACTCacagcaaacaaatgaaaactcTTAAG gCGCGCATAATGAAGTGCTCCGAAATGCTGCGATGA
- the LOC105210235 gene encoding uncharacterized protein LOC105210235 isoform X1 has protein sequence MAFSTQKEFFHVPFMNETVDYECRKACVKLKTYQSTIDHRSWAMDESLQSRFLSDLINCQSPVGGFGDGDVEDDYDNAYDRDGTGVAGRVQGRGLDAGRGGRPKQGTESGYVGQPGMSGDEGAGPSGRGRMGGTGGGGPGKGGSGGGGPSGGPGSLISADSVLACANEQMGRMQELLLHKKNLEKQLEVSNERLKVSNMENDKIKAIMNKKFDGNNSKDFYNKIQKLTSSGKISKGEENELLQIYNKFEDMSKAYEILQAENAYLKRLMEKLSLRASFETLKVEPEKSADIGFLQNEVNKLRKEVSILRKFEDDKLRGTMDNRNKMSDQDAETLKAIIKERNSLREKCKTFKDLEAKVYELQKIAKEADKMSDSLSSDLDSQSKHINKMEHEMKQMQDYYEDQIAKHKFNEDILRCQLDEMKEDLIRARCSAQKAECLQMEIGSLRNELMRRELALNDYNCQYNQLMSVIEELQNNAIQNLHDTQTQTCSDYMDDLTFFARATLNEIKKEIKKRGGDGDKIGGPAITDGLSADECCAELQRMHEMVKHLTKQNEYLEEKCRKAQDDISYLKKDKDALNVHAMDRLNEFSNRVDKMGTDVGKTALDTAYMDKDLKESMKLVKEISDIQLKNVQLTNAVNALNTRDDQSIIDDLRRQLLEEQAKNQKCQEENKKLRELLEKRGIDPNLATKDIMKDATDVQRGVPAAGKTPTPEATQPVPTSAVGEPAAAKMGGPIAGAPAAGGPAAGGPAPVGGPTVAGPASGGPAAGGPAAGGPAAGGPAAGGPAAGGPAAGGPAAGGPAAAAGGPAAGGGPAAGGPAAAGGPAAGGPAAAGGPAASAPAAGGPAAGGPAARGPAAGGPPAAGGPAAAAGGPAAGGGPAAGGPAAAGGPAAGGPAAAGGPAATAPAAGGPAAGGPAGAPAAGGPTAAGPAAAGPAAAGGPAATAPAAGGPAAGGPAAGGPAAGGPAAGGPTVAGPASGGPAAGGPAAGAPAAGGPTAAGPAAAGGPAATAPAAGGPAAGAPAAGGPTAAGGPTAAGPAAAGGPAATAPAAGGPAAGGAAAGGPAAGGPAAGGPAAGGPAAAGGPAAGGPAARGPAAGGPAAGGPAAGGPAAGGPAAGGPAATAPAAGGPAAGGPAAATAPATGGPAAGGPAAGGPAAAGGPTAGGPAAGGPATGGGPAATAGPAAAAGPAAGGPAAGGGPVATAGPAAAAGPAAGGGPAATAGPAAAAGPAAAAGPAATAPAAGGPAAGGPAARGPAPGGPAARGPAAGGPAARGPVAGAPGAGGPGRATGDVGRPDVGQVGGPGGAGLVGGPGEPDRGGPGTGAIGGAGPVGDGSAVGDGESGGGIGIKPGKGEGVDGGVPGRGPTGRGAPTSGGGKGRRGKGAAAAADSDAFQQFIDTNANTMISNIRAGSALEKELRAILNSFMMECGFCFCKSLVPKSKFYALCHKLLHNGIQCMSFRELAYMHRKIFMAADKLHPGCLLNMILTELGFKDGEGLKCCHCKNALCCSNSEEMLKEKVSKLERDIEMAKEYLDSLKAQPKTPKNQYTSTGKTYRHMDDSYSESVEELLTCRETRPTLSRTHSKQMKTLKARIMKCSEMLR, from the exons ATGGCATTTTCAACGCAAAAAGAATTTTTCCATGTCCCCTTTATGAACGAGACGGTCGACTATGAGTGCCGCAAGGCTTGTGTCAAGTTGAAGACCTATCAGTCGACCATCGATCATCGCTCATGGGCCATGGACGAGTCGTTGCAATCGAGATTCCTTTCAGATTTGATCAACTGTCAATCGCCG GTTGGAGGCTTTGGAGATGGAGATGTCGAAGATGACTATGATAATGCCTACGATAGAGATGGAACGGGTGTAGCTGGACGAGTTCAAGGTCGGGGACTAGACGCTGGGCGTGGTGGTCGGCCTAAACAAGGCACCGAAAGCGGTTATGTTGGTCAACCGGGTATGAGCGGTGATGAGGGAGCTGGTCCTAGTGGTCGCGGACGAATGGGCGGCACTGGAGGAGGGGGTCCAGGAAAAGGTGGTTCCGGAGGTGGAGGACCAAGCGGTGGACCAGGAAGTCTCATTAGCGCTGATAGCGTACTTGCTTGCGCCAACGAACAAATGGGAAGAATGCAGGAATTGTTGCTACACAAAAAGAATCTCGAAAAACAATTGGAGGTATCGAACGAGCGTTTAAAAGTATCTAATATGGAGAATGATAAGATCAAAGccattatgaataaaaaattcgaTGGCAATAATTCGAAAGATTTCTACAACAAAATACAGAAACTCACCTCTAGTGGTAAAATCAGTAAGGGTGAAGAAAATGAACTCTTACAGATTTACAATAAATTCGAAGATATGAGCAAAGCCTATGAAATATTACAAGCCGAAAATGCATATCTAAAGCGACTGATGGAGAAACTGTCGTTGCGCGCATCCTTCGAAACACTCAAAGTTGAACCGGAAAAAAGCGCCGATATTGGATTCCTACAGAACGAGGTGAACAAGTTGCGTAAGGAAGTATCCATACTACGTAAATTTGAAGATGACAAACTGAGGGGCACCATGGATAATCGGAATAAAATGTCCGATCAGGATGCTGAGACACTCAAGGCGATTATTAAAGAGCGCAATTCTCTTCGTGAGAAATGCAAAACTTTCAAAGATCTTGAGGCTAAGGTGTACGAACTGCAGAAGATAGCAAAGGAGGCCGACAAAATGTCTGACAGTCTATCAAGCGATTTGGATAGTCAAtccaaacatataaataaaatggagcATGAGATGAAACAGATGCAAGACTACTACGAAGATCAAATTGCCAAACATAAGTTTAATGAGGACATACTGAGG TGTCAACTCGACGAAATGAAGGAAGATCTCATTCGTGCCCGTTGCAGCGCACAAAAAGCCGAATGCCTGCAAATGGAGATCGGCAGTTTGCGTAACGAGCTAATGCGTCGTGAGCTGGCTCTGAACGATTACAACTGTCAGTACAACCAATTAATG AGTGTCATTGAAGAGCTCCAGAATAACGCCATACAAAACCTGCACGACACCCAAACTCAAACCTGCTCCGATTATATGGACGATCTGACGTTCTTTGCGCGCGCTACATTGAATGAAATCAAAAAGGAGATAAAGAAACGTGGCGGCGATGGCGACAAAATCGGTGGTCCAGCCATTACCGATGGTCTCAGTGCGGATGAGTGTTGTGCGGAATTACAGCGAATGCACGAGATGGTCAAACacttaacaaaacaaaatgaataTTTGGAGGAGAAATGTAGGAAAGCCCAGGATGATATATCTTATTTGAAGAAAGATAAGGATGCCCTGAATGTGCATGCTATGGACAGACTTAATGAGTTTTCTAATCGTGTGGATAAAATGGGCACGGATGTGGGTAAAACTGCGTTGGATACCGCTTATATGGATAAGGACTTGAAGGAATCTATGAAATTGGTGAAGGAGATAAGCGACATACAGTTGAAGAATGTGCAATTGACGAATGCAGTAAATGCGCTTAATACACGCGACGATCAAAGCATTATAGATGATTTACGACGGCAATTACTCGAGGAACAAGCCAAGAATCAGAAATGTcaggaagaaaataaaaaactgcGAGAACTGCTTGAAAAACGTGGCATTGATCCAAATCTTGCTACTAAAGACATCATGAAAGATGCGACGGATGTACAGAGAGGTGTCCCAGCTGCGGGAAAAACTCCTACCCCTGAAGCTACTCAACCTGTACCAACCTCAGCGGTTGGCGAGCCAGCTGCTGCTAAAATGGGTGGACCTATTGCTGGTGCACCTGCTGCTGGTGGTCCCGCTGCTGGTGGACCTGCTCCTGTTGGTGGACCTACTGTTGCTGGTCCTGCTTCCGGTGGACCTGCTGCTGGTGGTCCCGCTGCTGGTGGTCCTGCTGCTGGTGGACCTGCTGCTGGTGGTCCTGCTGCTGGTGGACCTGCTGCTGGTGGACCTGCTGCTGGTggtcctgctgctgctgctggcggtCCTGCTGCTGGCGGTGGTCCTGCTGCTGGCGgtcctgctgctgctggtggtcCCGCTGCTGGTGgacctgctgctgctggtggtcCCGCCGCTTCTGCTCCTGCTGCAGGTGGTCCTGCTGCTGGTGGACCTGCTGCTCGTGGTCCCGCTGCTGGTGGTCCTCCTGCTGCTGGTggtcctgctgctgctgctggcggtCCTGCTGCTGGCGGTGGTCCTGCTGCTGGCGgtcctgctgctgctggtggtcCCGCTGCTGGTGgacctgctgctgctggtggtcCCGCTGCTACTGCTCCTGCTGCAGGTGGTCCCGCTGCTGGTGGACCTGCTGGTGCACCTGCTGCTGGTGGACCTACTGCTGCTGGTCCTGCTGCTGCTGgtcctgctgctgctggtggtcCCGCTGCTACTGCTCCTGCTGCCGGTGGTCCTGCCGCTGGTGGTCCTGCTGCTGGTGGACCTGCTGCCGGTGGTCCTGCCGCTGGTGGACCTACTGTTGCTGGTCCTGCTTCCGGTGGACCTGCTGCTGGTGGTCCCGCTGCTGGTGCACCTGCTGCTGGTGGACCTACTGCTGCTGgtcctgctgctgctggtggtcCCGCTGCTACTGCTCCTGCTGCTGGTGGTCCCGCTGCTGGTGCACCTGCTGCTGGTGGACCTACTGCTGCTGGTGGACCTACTGCTGCTGgtcctgctgctgctggtggtcCCGCTGCTACTGCTCCTGCTGCTGGTGGACCTGCTGCCGGCGGTGCTGCCGCTGGTGGTCCTGCTGCTGGTGGGCCTGCTGCCGGTGGTCCTGCCGCTGGTGgtcctgctgctgctggtggtcCCGCTGCTGGTGGTCCTGCTGCTCGGGGTCCTGCTGCTGGTGGTCCTGCTGCTGGTGGTCCTGCCGCTGGTGGTCCTGCTGCTGGTGGTCCTGCTGCTGGTGGTCCCGCTGCTACTGCTCCTGCAGCAGGTGGTCCTGCTGCTGGTGGtcctgctgctgctactgctccTGCTACAGGTGGTCCCGCTGCTGGTGGTCCTGCTGCTGGTGgacctgctgctgctggtggacCTACCGCTGGTGGTCCTGCTGCTGGTGGACCTGCTACTGGTGGTGGTCCTGCTGCTACTGCTggtcctgctgctgctgctggtccTGCTGCTGGTGGACCTGCTGCTGGTGGTGGTCCTGTTGCTACTGCTggtcctgctgctgctgctggtccTGCTGCTGGTGGTGGTCCTGCTGCTACTGCTggtcctgctgctgctgctggtcctgctgctgctgctggtccCGCTGCTACTGCTCCTGCTGCTGGTGGTCCCGCTGCTGGTGGACCTGCTGCTCGTGGTCCCGCTCCTGGTGGTCCTGCTGCTCGTGGTCCCGCTGCTGGTGGACCTGCTGCTCGCGGTCCTGTTGCAGGCGCTCCTGGTGCAGGTGGTCCCGGTCGTGCTACGGGTGACGTTGGCAGACCTGATGTTGGTCAAGTAGGTGGGCCTGGAGGTGCTGGACTAGTAGGCGGCCCTGGAGAACCGGATCGCGGAGGACCAGGCACAGGAGCCATTGGCGGTGCAGGTCCTGTTGGCGATGGCTCTGCAGTTGGTGACGGAGAAAGTGGTGGTGGAATTGGCATTAAACCTGGAAAAGGAGAAGGTGTAGATGGCGGGGTTCCTGGTAGAGGTCCTACTGGCCGAGGTGCACCGACTTCTGGTGGTGGCAAAGGCCGAAGAGGAAAAGGTGCAGCTGCAGCAGCAGATTCAGATGCATTCCAACAATTTATCGACACCAATGCCAACACAATGATATCGAATATTAGAGCGGGAAGTGCACTGGAAAAGGAATTACGTGCGATTCTGAATTCCTTCATGATGGAATGCGGTTTCTGCTTTTGCAAAAGTCTAGTACCAAAAAGTAAATTCTACGCACTTTGCCACAAGCTTCTGCACAACGGCATTCAGTGCATGTCCTTCCGCGAGTTGGCGTATAtgcatagaaaaatatttatggccGCCGACAAGTTGCATCCAGGTTGTCTATTAAATATGATACTAACTGAGCTGGGCTTCAAGGACGGTGAAGGTCTCAAGTGTTGTCATTGTAAAAACGCTCTCTGCTGCAGCAACTCGGAGGAAATGCTTAAAGAAAAAG TGAGCAAATTGGAACGTGATATTGAAATGGCAAAGGAGTATTTGGACAGTTTGAAAGCGCAACCAAAAACACCCAAGAATCAATACACCTCAACCGGAAAGACATATCGACACATGGACGATAGCTATTCTGAATCCGTAGAGGA GCTTTTAACATGTCGAGAAACAAGACCTACTTTGTCCAGAACTCacagcaaacaaatgaaaactcTTAAG gCGCGCATAATGAAGTGCTCCGAAATGCTGCGATGA
- the LOC105210235 gene encoding keratin, type I cytoskeletal 13 isoform X3, with protein sequence MAFSTQKEFFHVPFMNETVDYECRKACVKLKTYQSTIDHRSWAMDESLQSRFLSDLINCQSPVGGFGDGDVEDDYDNAYDRDGTGVAGRVQGRGLDAGRGGRPKQGTESGYVGQPGMSGDEGAGPSGRGRMGGTGGGGPGKGGSGGGGPSGGPGSLISADSVLACANEQMGRMQELLLHKKNLEKQLEVSNERLKVSNMENDKIKAIMNKKFDGNNSKDFYNKIQKLTSSGKISKGEENELLQIYNKFEDMSKAYEILQAENAYLKRLMEKLSLRASFETLKVEPEKSADIGFLQNEVNKLRKEVSILRKFEDDKLRGTMDNRNKMSDQDAETLKAIIKERNSLREKCKTFKDLEAKVYELQKIAKEADKMSDSLSSDLDSQSKHINKMEHEMKQMQDYYEDQIAKHKFNEDILRCQLDEMKEDLIRARCSAQKAECLQMEIGSLRNELMRRELALNDYNCQYNQLMRHFVEMGMKSKCRKRVRFRKVCSSCVRIDRHTWPADSDTETEVIADKCKKEGILCRTSAIENTITKGKDTDDTDTEY encoded by the exons ATGGCATTTTCAACGCAAAAAGAATTTTTCCATGTCCCCTTTATGAACGAGACGGTCGACTATGAGTGCCGCAAGGCTTGTGTCAAGTTGAAGACCTATCAGTCGACCATCGATCATCGCTCATGGGCCATGGACGAGTCGTTGCAATCGAGATTCCTTTCAGATTTGATCAACTGTCAATCGCCG GTTGGAGGCTTTGGAGATGGAGATGTCGAAGATGACTATGATAATGCCTACGATAGAGATGGAACGGGTGTAGCTGGACGAGTTCAAGGTCGGGGACTAGACGCTGGGCGTGGTGGTCGGCCTAAACAAGGCACCGAAAGCGGTTATGTTGGTCAACCGGGTATGAGCGGTGATGAGGGAGCTGGTCCTAGTGGTCGCGGACGAATGGGCGGCACTGGAGGAGGGGGTCCAGGAAAAGGTGGTTCCGGAGGTGGAGGACCAAGCGGTGGACCAGGAAGTCTCATTAGCGCTGATAGCGTACTTGCTTGCGCCAACGAACAAATGGGAAGAATGCAGGAATTGTTGCTACACAAAAAGAATCTCGAAAAACAATTGGAGGTATCGAACGAGCGTTTAAAAGTATCTAATATGGAGAATGATAAGATCAAAGccattatgaataaaaaattcgaTGGCAATAATTCGAAAGATTTCTACAACAAAATACAGAAACTCACCTCTAGTGGTAAAATCAGTAAGGGTGAAGAAAATGAACTCTTACAGATTTACAATAAATTCGAAGATATGAGCAAAGCCTATGAAATATTACAAGCCGAAAATGCATATCTAAAGCGACTGATGGAGAAACTGTCGTTGCGCGCATCCTTCGAAACACTCAAAGTTGAACCGGAAAAAAGCGCCGATATTGGATTCCTACAGAACGAGGTGAACAAGTTGCGTAAGGAAGTATCCATACTACGTAAATTTGAAGATGACAAACTGAGGGGCACCATGGATAATCGGAATAAAATGTCCGATCAGGATGCTGAGACACTCAAGGCGATTATTAAAGAGCGCAATTCTCTTCGTGAGAAATGCAAAACTTTCAAAGATCTTGAGGCTAAGGTGTACGAACTGCAGAAGATAGCAAAGGAGGCCGACAAAATGTCTGACAGTCTATCAAGCGATTTGGATAGTCAAtccaaacatataaataaaatggagcATGAGATGAAACAGATGCAAGACTACTACGAAGATCAAATTGCCAAACATAAGTTTAATGAGGACATACTGAGG TGTCAACTCGACGAAATGAAGGAAGATCTCATTCGTGCCCGTTGCAGCGCACAAAAAGCCGAATGCCTGCAAATGGAGATCGGCAGTTTGCGTAACGAGCTAATGCGTCGTGAGCTGGCTCTGAACGATTACAACTGTCAGTACAACCAATTAATG CGGCATTTTGTAGAAATGGGCATGAAAAGCAAGTGCAGGAAAAGAGTTCGTTTCCGAAAAGTTTGCTCTTCCTGCGTACGCATTGATCGACATACATGGCCAGCAGACTCGGATACAGAAACGGAAGTAATAGCCGATAAATGTAAGAAGGAGGGGATATTGTGTAGAACAAGTGCTATAGAAAATACGATAACAAAAGGGAAGGACACTGATGACACTGATACAGAATATTGA